A section of the Papio anubis isolate 15944 chromosome 4, Panubis1.0, whole genome shotgun sequence genome encodes:
- the NUDT1 gene encoding 7,8-dihydro-8-oxoguanine triphosphatase isoform X2 yields MYRSNQITGRLGERVQGFISGIRPQQMGEPEGSWSGKNPGTMGASRLYTLVLVLQPQRVLLGMKKRGFGAGRWNGFGGKVQEGETIEDGARRELQEESGLTVDALHKVGQIVFEFVGEPELMDVHIFCTDSIQGTPTESDEMRPCWFQLDQIPFKDMWPDDSYWFPLLLQKKKFHGYFKFQGQDTILDYTLREVDTV; encoded by the exons ATGTACCGGAGCAATCAGATCACAGGGCGGCTTGGAGAGAGAGTGCAAGGTTTTATAAGTGGAATTCGccctcagcagatgggggagccagaagggagctGGAGTGGGAAG AACCCAGGGACCATGGGCGCCTCCAGGCTCTATACCCTGGTGCTGGTCCTGCAGCCTCAGCGAGTTCTCCTGGGCATGAAAAAGCGAGGCTTCGGGGCCGGCCGGTGGAATGGTTTCGGGGGCAAAGTGCAAGAAGGAGAGACCATCGAGGATGGGGCCAGGAG GGAGCTGCAGGAGGAGAGCGGTCTGACGGTGGATGCCCTGCACAAGGTGGGCCAGATCGTGTTTGAGTTCGTGGGCGAGCCTGAGCTCATGGACGTGCATATCTTCTGCACAGACAGCATCCAGGGGACCCCCACGGAGAGCGACG AAATGCGCCCATGCTGGTTCCAGCTAGACCAGATCCCCTTCAAGGACATGTGGCCCGATGACAGCTACTGGTTTCCACTCCTGCTTCAGAAGAAGAAATTCCACGGGTACTTCAAGTTCCAGGGTCAGGACACCATCCTGGACTACACGCTCCGTGAGGTGGACACGGTCTAG
- the MRM2 gene encoding rRNA methyltransferase 2, mitochondrial: protein MAGYLKLVCASFQRQGFHTAGSRCKNRTGAEHLWLTRHLRDPFVKAAKVASYRCRSAFKLLEVNERHQILRPGLRVLDCGAAPGAWSQVAVQKVNAAGTDPSSPVGFVLGVDLLHIFPLEGATFLCPADVTDPRTSQRILEVLPGGRADVILSDMAPNATGFRDLDHDRLISLCLTLLSMTPDILQPRGTFLCKTWAGSQSHRLQRRLTEEFQNVRIIKPEASRKESSEVYFLATQYQGKKGAVKQ from the exons ATGGCGGG GTACTTGAAGCTGGTGTGTGCTTCCTTTCAGCGCCAAGGGTTCCATACTGCTGGGAGTCGCTGCAAGAATCGGACAGGCGCTGAGCACCTGTGGCTGACTCGGCATCTCAGGGACCCGTTTGTGAAGGCTGCGAAGGTGGCGAGCTACCGGTGTCGAAGCGCCTTCAAGCTCCTGGAGGTGAATGAGAGGCACCAGATTCTGCGACCTGGCCTTCGGGTATTAGACTGCGGAGCAGCTCCTGGGGCCTGGAGTCAGGTGGCGGTGCAGAAGGTCAATGCCGCAGGCACAG ATCCCAGCTCTCCTGTTGGCTTCGTGCTTGGGGTAGATCTTCTTCACATATTCCCCCTGGAAGGAGCAACTTTTCTGTGCCCTGCTGATGTGACTGACCCGAGAACCTCACAGAGAATCCTCGAGGTGCTTCCTGGTGGGAGAGCAGATGTGATTCTGAGCGACATGGCGCCCAATGCCACAGGGTTCCGGGACCTCGATCATGACAGGCTCATCAGCCTGTGCCTGACCCTTCTCAGCATGACCCCAGACATCCTGCAACCTCGGGGAACATTCCTTTGTAAAACCTGGGCTGGAAGTCAAAGCCATCGGTTACAGAGGAGACTGACAGAGGAATTCCAGAATGTAAGGATCATCAAACCTGAAGCCAGCAGGAAAGAGTCATCAGAAGTGTACTTCTTGGCCACACAGTACCAGGGAAAGAAGGGCGCTGTGAAGCAGTGA
- the NUDT1 gene encoding 7,8-dihydro-8-oxoguanine triphosphatase isoform X1 produces the protein MGASRLYTLVLVLQPQRVLLGMKKRGFGAGRWNGFGGKVQEGETIEDGARRELQEESGLTVDALHKVGQIVFEFVGEPELMDVHIFCTDSIQGTPTESDEMRPCWFQLDQIPFKDMWPDDSYWFPLLLQKKKFHGYFKFQGQDTILDYTLREVDTV, from the exons ATGGGCGCCTCCAGGCTCTATACCCTGGTGCTGGTCCTGCAGCCTCAGCGAGTTCTCCTGGGCATGAAAAAGCGAGGCTTCGGGGCCGGCCGGTGGAATGGTTTCGGGGGCAAAGTGCAAGAAGGAGAGACCATCGAGGATGGGGCCAGGAG GGAGCTGCAGGAGGAGAGCGGTCTGACGGTGGATGCCCTGCACAAGGTGGGCCAGATCGTGTTTGAGTTCGTGGGCGAGCCTGAGCTCATGGACGTGCATATCTTCTGCACAGACAGCATCCAGGGGACCCCCACGGAGAGCGACG AAATGCGCCCATGCTGGTTCCAGCTAGACCAGATCCCCTTCAAGGACATGTGGCCCGATGACAGCTACTGGTTTCCACTCCTGCTTCAGAAGAAGAAATTCCACGGGTACTTCAAGTTCCAGGGTCAGGACACCATCCTGGACTACACGCTCCGTGAGGTGGACACGGTCTAG